The window GCGATGGATCAGATAAAGTCAAGATATCTCGCAAGGATGAAGGAGCTGCTCATCGAGACCAGCTTCGGCACGGATATCAAGCTTAAGATCTCTTCCGATCAGCCGGAGGCCACAAAAGTGCAGGAGCCGCAGCCCAAGAATCCGCAGTCAAAGCCGTCTGCGGGCCGCAACGGCCTTAATCCGAATTATGTCTTCTCGACATTCGTCGTCGGAAAATCAAACAGGCTTCCTCACGCCGCAAGCCTGGCGGTCGCCGAGTCTCCCGGAAATACCTACAATCCTTTCTTCATCTGGGGGAAGGTCGGACTTGGCAAGACGCACCTTATGCACGCCATCGGACATCATATCGCGGCTACGAATAATAATACGAAAATACTTTATGTCAGTGCGGAAAAGTTCACTAACGACCTGATCACCGCGATCAGGAACAACACCAATCAGGAATTCCGCGCGCGGTACCGCGAACTTGACGTGCTGATGATAGACGACGTGCAGTTCATCGCCGGCAAGGAGCAGACGCAGGAAGAATTTTTCTGGACCTTCAACACCCTGCACGACGCGAAGAAACAGATAATCATAAGCGCCGACCGTCCTCCCAAAGACATTGAAGGTATCGCAGACAGGCTCGTCTCCCGTTTCGAATGGGGACTGGTAACCGACATCCAGCCGCCTGATTTGGAGACCCGCGTCGCCATACTTCAAAAAAAAGCTGAGATGAAAAAGTACATGAACATCCCTGAAGATGTCATCATGTTCATCGCGCAGAATATTCCGAGCAACATCCGCGAACTCGAAGGCTCCCTGAACAGGATCGTCGCCTGTTCGGATCTCAACCACGAACCTATCAACATCGAGAACGCAAGCGTGTGGCTCAAGGATCTGATCAAAGAACATCCGCTGGGAACCGTGAGTATCGGCCTCATCCAGCAGCTGACGGCCGAATCTTTCGGCTTTACCGTCGAAGAGCTGCTCTCTAAGAAGCGGACCGCCGACCTGGCCCTCGCGCGTCAGGCCGCGATGTATGTAGCACGCAATAAGACAAATGAGGCGCTGATCCAAATTGCCTACGCCTTCAACAAAAAGGATCATACGGTCGTTATCCACGCCTGCAAGAAGATCGCCGAACTTATCAAGACGGATCTTAGGGTACGCTCTTTTGTGGATAACATTGTGAATAAGTTATAATTTTTCGCGAAAAATTGGTGCATTGATTTGTGGGCAGTTTTATTTTACAGATTTTCCACACAAAAATTGTGGATAGTGTGAATAAGTTTGTGAATTAATAAAAATCTTTTGCACATCGAAAAATTACGTCAGAGCGGGGTGAAATATACTTTTCCACATTTCCACAGCCCCTACGACGACGAATACGATTTTATTTATAAAAAAGGTGTATTAATAGGAGGGCTCGTACATGAAGCTTACAATCAACAAAAAGCAGTTCCTTGCAAGCTGGGGTCTCGCTGAGAGAAGCACATCCGCCTCAGGATCGGTGAGCATACTCTCGTCAATCCTCGTTAAGGCAGACTTTGAATCGGTGCTGCTGCAGGCAACCGATATAAAGACGTCGATAATCTGCTTTGCGTCAGGCATTACCGTAACCGAACCCGGAGAGGCGGTATTCCCGATCAAAATGGTCAGCGACCTCTTCAAGAAGGCTCCGGGAGAGGAGTTCACCATTGAGGTAAACGAAGGAAAGGTAATTCTGAGGGCTGGCAGGAGCAAATATAACTTCTCCAGCTATCCGGTGCGCGAATTTCCCGTACTGCCGTCGTCGGACAGCGCCGACCTCTTCTGCCGCATATCGGCGGCGGAGCTAGCGAAGGTTATCGAAGAGGGGACGCTCGCAGCCTCGACCGGCGAAGAGTTCCCGCTCTATCTCTCCTCCGCAAATCTGCAGATAACGCAGAACATGCTG is drawn from Cloacibacillus porcorum and contains these coding sequences:
- the dnaA gene encoding chromosomal replication initiator protein DnaA, with the translated sequence MDLDIIWKEYYKYCMEKMGAEDKTAEIYLQTCMPLSLEEGVLVLDVATQFAMDQIKSRYLARMKELLIETSFGTDIKLKISSDQPEATKVQEPQPKNPQSKPSAGRNGLNPNYVFSTFVVGKSNRLPHAASLAVAESPGNTYNPFFIWGKVGLGKTHLMHAIGHHIAATNNNTKILYVSAEKFTNDLITAIRNNTNQEFRARYRELDVLMIDDVQFIAGKEQTQEEFFWTFNTLHDAKKQIIISADRPPKDIEGIADRLVSRFEWGLVTDIQPPDLETRVAILQKKAEMKKYMNIPEDVIMFIAQNIPSNIRELEGSLNRIVACSDLNHEPINIENASVWLKDLIKEHPLGTVSIGLIQQLTAESFGFTVEELLSKKRTADLALARQAAMYVARNKTNEALIQIAYAFNKKDHTVVIHACKKIAELIKTDLRVRSFVDNIVNKL